A region from the Vicia villosa cultivar HV-30 ecotype Madison, WI linkage group LG3, Vvil1.0, whole genome shotgun sequence genome encodes:
- the LOC131660644 gene encoding putative disease resistance protein At3g14460 translates to MGRALLSVFLHNLLQHLLLLTSKPFIIKPPKHQLKLMATLRILDTLVDDAEEKQFSAKSKSLKEWLNALQYAVYRLEELLWQWQGASATQTTTNTSFLGAFSKLIKPSVDFKPQLGDIIDSLVELSEMKDVLGLTLVTWRESSLRVLDSCSVVLEDYFYGNYPKDYFYGREQEEKSVFEILLSTTNVQHNKVINIEGKPGAGKTAFTDVIYFNHKVRECFELRAWITIPYKAKVSFIANKILEAVAEEFVPGNDLHQLTKKLKESFQGKKFLLVLDDIRIEPEDATENWNMLVDSLFEAATGGSAIIFTSNPGDDDDDSLLVPQCNHTFHLGLLSSENAWSIFLVHAFGKMDLNENPELVAVGKEIVRRLRNLPLAAKMIGSLLQDKLHLSEWVDILRNKLIDEGDVNLPIPAFLVLCYLDLPAELKRCFAYLSLFPKGYEFKQKEVVLLWMAQGFLQNINSNSNHKSMEDIGDEYFGYLILRSFLQPFGSGVSFTMHNLVHDLATFVFGESYKHHLSYFRITQDFPESLLDKNGKLLRTILPVGLPLERAPSHIRTFALEEIIYQLNPYFFRTLSLSHYDITSLPDSIGRLSHLCYLDLSHTALQTLPDSICDLRNLQTLKLTNCRSLASFPPRICNLINLRCLDVRDSGVQEMPFQMNKMTSLRTLTDFIVSKNDTRLEGLATLSNLKTLTISKLQNVAFAMDASNVKLKEKNSLNDLMLQWGNGEDVNGNEMKVLENLEPHRGLQRLTIEYYGGGRFPNWLQDPSFLSLQLVDLRHCQNCESLPTFGQLPFLKDLFIEGFTKVSSIGNEFYGTMTASHKPFQSLETLQFWDMWEWKEWNILEGVEFPHLIELYIIRCPKLEMNLPKQLPSLQKLEISGCHDLVAPLPKVSSTCEVFVHDSNERLMRNVAKTHSQASLRRHVVISEQLQEITPLSYSGFTSNKFTVGSSLREIEEIAHEERMETEFKPNRLPPNSASFDAIRIPKPQQTDPQSSLAKATIPKTAQADDRPSQDIDDERLSFEILKVTTVSQLKLLPPNLLSLKIEGCGLLEVLPNDLLGGLPVLQELYLINCSSLRSFPYPNSLETLYVRNCRALKLVVSSESRNKLSFLQHLFIGNSSDSLTIFNLNLFPKLKILCIWDCPNLLSFVLGGEFSGDLASLESIEIRDCTGLRSFPDEGLNAPNLSSMFLSNSNNLTRLPNSMNSLTSLKSLYLHRCPLIESLPFGGLPSSLTLLSISYCDKLTQQKNWGLKNLESLTHFEVEGGCIGMESFPDENMLPVSIMSLRISSLKCLRKLDYNGFQHMNALHTLEINCCDILRSLPEQGFPSSLDHLSILECPLLIPRLKPKIGKEWHKVACIPHIQIDGLCLS, encoded by the exons ATGGGGAGAGCCTTACTCTCTGTCTTCCTTCACAACCTATTACAGCACCTTCTCCTCCTCACATCCAAGCCCTTCATCATAAAACCACCCAAACATCAGCTCAAACTCATGGCTACACTTCGAATACTCGATACTCTCGTCGATGATGCTGAAGAGAAGCAGTTCTCAGCAAAATCCAAATCATTAAAGGAATGGCTTAACGCATTGCAATACGCTGTTTATAGATTAGAGGAGCTTCTATGGCAGTGGCAGGGTGCAAGTGCAACACAGACAACCACAAACACCAGTTTTCTTGGAGCATTCTCTAAGTTAATCAAACCAAGCGTAGATTTTAAACCACAACTCGGTGACATCATTGACAGCTTAGTAGAGCTTTCTGAAATGAAAGATGTTCTTGGCTTAACTCTTGTTACATGGAGGGAATCATCGTTGCGAGTCTTGGATTCATGTTCTGTTGTTTTGGAGGACTATTTCTACGGAAATTATCCAAAAGATTATTTCTATGGAAGGGAACAAGAAGAGAAGTCTGTGTTCGAAATCTTGTTGTCAACAACTAATGTACAACATAACAAAGTGATTAACATTGAAGGTAAACCCGGGGCTGGGAAGACTGCTTTTACTGATGTAATTTACTTCAATCACAAGGTGAGGGAATGTTTTGAACTTAGAGCTTGGATCACTATTCCTTACAAGGCCAAAGTTAGCTTTATTGCTAACAAGATTCTTGAAGCAGTTGCTGAGGAATTTGTTCCTGGGAATGATTTACATCAGCTGACCAAAAAGTTGAAGGAAAGCTTTCAAGGGAAAAAATTTCTGCTGGTGTTGGATGATATCAG GATTGAACCTGAGGATGCAACAGAGAACTGGAACATGcttgttgattctttgtttgaaGCAGCAACAGGAGGGAGTGCCATAATCTTCACCTCTAAtcctggtgatgatgatgatgattcacTGCTTGTGCCACAATGTAATCATACATTCCATCTGGGTCTGCTATCATCAGAGAATGCATGGTCAATTTTTTTGGTGCATGCTTTTGGGAAGATGGATCTTAATGAGAATCCAGAACTAGTAGCAGTTGGAAAAGAAATAGTCAGAAGATTGAGAAACCTTCCCTTGGCTGCAAAAATGATTGGGAGCCTCTTGCAAGATAAGCTACATCTCAGTGAATGGGTTGATATATTGAGGAACAAATTGATCGATGAAGGCGATGTGAATCTACCAATTCCTGCTTTTCTTGTCCTTTGTTACCTCGATCTCCCTGCAGAGCTTAAACGTTGCTTTGCTTATTTGTCGTTGTTTCCAAAGGGTTATGAATTCAAGCAGAAAGAGGTGGTTCTCTTGTGGATGGCACAAGGCTTTCTGcaaaacataaactctaactCCAATCACAAAAGCATGGAAGACATTGGTGATGAATATTTTGGTTATCTAATCTTGAGGTCATTCTTGCAACCGTTTGGTTCGGGTGTAAGTTTTACAATGCATAATCTGGTTCATGATTTGGCAACCTTTGTATTTGGAGAATCATATAAGCACCATTTGTCATATTTCAGAATCACACAGGATTTTCCAGAATCACTTTTAGATAAAAATGGAAAACTGTTGAGAACCATTTTGCCAGTAGGTTTGCCTCTTGAGCGAGCTCCTAGCCATATTCGCACTTTCGCGTTAGAGGAAATTATATATCAGttgaatccatatttcttccggACTCTCTCATTGTCTCACTATGACATAACCAGCTTACCTGATTCAATTGGAAGATTAAGTCATCTTTGTTACCTTGACCTTTCACACACTGCATTGCAGACCCTTCCAGATTCCATTTGCGATCTCCGTAATTTGCAGACACTTAAGTTGACAAACTGCCGTTCTCTCGCAAGTTTCCCTCCGAGAATATGCAATTTGATAAACTTGCGTTGCCTTGATGTTAGAGATAGCGGTGTGCAAGAGATGCCTTTCCAAATGAACAAAATGACAAGTCTTCGGACATTGACCGACTTCATTGTATCTAAAAATGACACAAGACTTGAAGGCTTAGCAACTCTTTCCAATCTCAAAACATTGACCATTTCAAAGCTCCAAAACGTGGCTTTTGCTATGGATGCTTCAAATGTTAAGCTGAAAGAGAAAAATAGCCTTAAtgatcttatgcttcaatgggGAAATGGTGAAGATGTCAATGGAAATGAAATGAAAGTTCTTGAGAATCTAGAACCACACAGAGGCTTACAAAGACTAACAATTGAATACTATGGAGGTGGAAGATTCCCAAATTGGTTGCAGGATCCATCCTTTTTGTCATTACAATTAGTAGATCTCCGGCATTGTCAAAATTGCGAATCCTTGCCAACATTCGGGCAGCTTCCATTTCTTAAAGATCTCTTTATTGAAGGGTTCACTAAAGTTAGTTCCATAGGCAATGAGTTTTATGGAACTATGACTGCTTCACATAAGCCATTTCAATCTTTGGAGACTTTACAGTTTTGGGATATGTGGGAATGGAAAGAATGGAACATATTAGAAGGTGTTGAATTCCCCCATCTCATTGAGCTTTATATAATACGGTGTCCCAAGCTAGAGATGAATTTACCCAAACAACTTCCATCTTTACAGAAGTTGGAGATTTCTGGATGCCATGATCTTGTAGCTCCACTTCCAAAAGTTTCAAGTACATGTGAAGTTTTTGTTCATGACAGTAATGAAAGATTGATGAGAAATGTTGCTAAAACCCACTCACAAGCATCATTGCGCCGACATGTTGTAATTTCTGAACAACTACAGGAAATCACCCCGCTATCCTACTCTGGTTTTACCAGCAATAAGTTCACTGTTGGCTCATCTTTAAGGGAGATTGAAGAAATTGCGCACGAGGAAAGGATGGAAACTGAATTCAAACCAAATAGATTACCTCCTAATTCTGCATCTTTTGATGCAATAAGAATCCCAAAGCCTCAACAAACAGATCCACAATCTTCATTGGCTAAAGCTACAATTCCAAAAACCGCACAAGCTGATGATCGTCCATCACAAGATATTGATGATGAACGGTtatcttttgaaatattaaaagttACAACTGTATCACAATTGAAGCTATTGCCGCCTAATCTGcttagcttaaaaattgaaggatgtGGATTATTAGAGGTCCTTCCAAATGATTTGCTAGGCGGATTACCCGTTCTTCAAGAATTATATCTGATCAACTGTTCTTCTCTTAGATCCTTTCCTTATCCTAATTCCTTGGAAACACTTTACGTTCGTAACTGTAGAGCATTGAAACTTGTTGTATCTTCAGAATCAAGAAATAAACTTTCCTTTCTCCAACATCTGTTCATTGGGAATAGTAGTGATTCACTCACTATCTTTAACTTAAATTTGTTCCCTAAACTCAAAATTCTATGTATATGGGATTGTCCCAATCTCTTATCATTTGTTCTTGGAGGGGAATTTAGTGGTGACCTTGCATCACTTGAGTCTATAGAAATTAGAGACTGCACAGGATTGAGGTCTTTCCCAGATGAAGGACTAAATGCACCAAATCTATCATCCATGTTCCTTTCCAATAGCAACAATCTTACCAGATTACCCAATTCTATGAACTCTCTCACATCTCTCAAGTCATTATATTTACATAGATGTCCACTCATTGAATCTTTACCATTTGGGGGGTTGCCTTCAAGTTTAACTCTACTCTCAATTTCCTATTGTGACAAGCTTACACAACAAAAGAATTGGGGGTTGAAAAATCTTGAATCTCTCACTCATTTTGAGGTTGAAGGTGGATGCATAGGCATGGAGTCATTTCCTGATGAGAATATGCTTCCTGTAAGTATAATGTCTCTTCGCATCAGCTCATTGAAGTGTCTGAGGAAGCTTGACTACAATGGTTTTCAACACATGAATGCACTTCATACACTTGAAATTAATTGTTGTGACATACTACGATCCTTGCCGGAACAAGGATTTCCTTCCTCCTTGGATCATTTAAGTATCCTGGAATGTCCATTGTTGATTCCAAGGCTTAAACCCAAAATAGGAAAGGAGTGGCACAAGGTGGCTTGTATCCCTCACATACAAATTGATGGGCTGTGCCTAAGCTAG
- the LOC131657715 gene encoding putative disease resistance RPP13-like protein 1, whose protein sequence is MADMLGSLVSAILQVLLDRIANRELIDFFRGNHLDEALLHKLKMLLLSVNTVLNDAEDKQFFDPLIKDWVDRLKNAAYDADDVLDEIATKAMQDKMNQGFHTTLDQVKDYASSLNPFSERVQSKIGRIVERLKSIIEHKNLLGLKEIGLGKSLSLASATTSLVDEHRVYGRNGDREKIIEFLLAENSNGEGVPVVAVVGMGGIGKTTLAQILYNDERVMDHFQSRSWASVSETSNVYEITKKVFESFTLSHSNISDLNILQIKLKDRLTRQRFLIVLDGFWNENFLDWDILQRPFLSGNYGSRIIITTRNQSVATLIRADLTHSLSFLSHEDTWKLFTSHAFKSGNPNEHPILAQIGQKIVKKCNGLPLAAKALGSLLRTKEDVEEWEGICYSRIWELPSDKCSILPPLRLSYIHLPSHLKRCFTYCSIFPKGFEIKKWSLIYLWMAEGILPQQRAEKRMEDVGEECFQELLSRSFFYPSIYNVSHYMMHDLIHDVSQFVAGELYYNLDDNNPRIITSSVRHLSYLQGIYDDPEKFEIFSEFKQLRTFLPFKYSYFVYSSSITSMVSILLPKLKCLRVLSLSHYPITKLPDSIGNLMNMRYLDLAHTGIECLPDFVSTMYYLETLLLSGCRNLTMLPENMCNLVNMRQLDISGSNVTSMPANFGKLKSLQVLTSFVVGYERGSKISELGELSELRGALLISGLQNVVNPTEASRARLRMKKHLYELEFKWTTTTHDKESEASILNMLEPHQSLKILTIQNFGGDKFPNWLESSSFSCMVILHLANCENSKSLPSLGQLSSLTELYISKMKSIQKIGLEFYGNVIEPFRSLKIMKLEDMPNLEEWSTNISEEIGRFPSLLELYIERCPKLTEILPGHLPSLEKLMITGCQALTNPMPCVPRLRELVLTGCDALVSLSEKMMLGNKSLQTMTISNCSSLVTIPMDGQPSTLRSLEINECRNLQLFHHQSLTRESQYYSSLEKLHLKCCCDSLISFPFFLFHKLEDLCLQDCRNLQFISHPPNILPHFRKLKLKQCSKLVQFPEGWLDAPKIVSLCISKCIDLSSKTTWNLQAMTSLTSLHISGLPNLTSLEHTGVQYLTSLRTLKIKACASLGSLPLDTLVNSLSHLTIRSCPLLKVLCEKDTGEYWSMVSLIPFRIIED, encoded by the coding sequence ATGGCTGATATGCTAGGCTCACTTGTCTCTGCTATCTTGCAAGTACTATTGGATAGGATAGCTAATCGTGAACTCATAGACTTCTTTAGGGGAAATCATCTTGATGAGGCACTTCTACACAAGTTGAAGATGCTTTTGCTGTCTGTCAATACAGTCCTTAATGATGCTGAGGACAAACAGTTTTTTGATCCATTGATCAAGGACTGGGTTGATAGGCTTAAGAATGCTGCTTATGATGCTGATGATGTATTGGATGAAATTGCCACCAAAGCCATGCAAGACAAGATGAATCAAGGGTTCCACACGACCTTAGACCAGGTAAAAGATTATGCTTCGTCTCTCAATCCTTTTTCCGAACGAGTTCAATCTAAAATTGGTAGGATAGTTGAGAGGTTGAAGTCTATTATAGAGCATAAAAATCTTCTCGGACTTAAGGAAATAGGCCTAGGTAAATCACTCTCGTTAGCTTCGGCCACAACTTCTTTGGTGGATGAACATCGTGTGTATGGTAGAAATGGCGATAGGGAGAAGATTATTGAATTTTTGTTAGCTGAAAATTCCAATGGAGAGGGGGTGCCTGTAGTTGCGGTTGTTGGGATGGGCGGAATAGGTAAGACGACTCTTGCTCAAATCTTGTACAATGATGAACGGGTGATGGACCATTTTCAATCTAGATCATGGGCGTCTGTTTCAGAGACTTCAAATGTGTATGAAATAACAAAGAAAGTTTTTGAGTCCTTCACTTTGTCTCATTCTAATATCTCAGACTTGAATATACTCCAAATCAAACTTAAGGATAGATTGACAAGACAGAGGTTTCTAATTGTTTTGGATGGGTTTTGGAATGAGAACTTTCTTGACTGGGACATCCTCCAAAGACCCTTTCTATCAGGAAATTATGGGAGTAGAATCATTATCACCACACGTAATCAAAGTGTTGCAACATTAATCCGTGCGGATTTAACTCATTCCCTCTCGTTTCTATCTCACGAAGATACCTGGAAATTATTCACGAGCCATGCATTCAAATCAGGGAACCCGAATGAGCATCCCATCTTGGCACAAATTGGccaaaaaattgtaaaaaagtGCAATGGTCTCCCTCTAGCTGCAAAAGCTTTAGGGAGTCTTCTGCGTACAAAAGAAGATGTCGAGGAGTGGGAAGGTATATGTTATAGTAGGATATGGGAGCTGCCTAGTGATAAGTGTAGCATTCTTCCTCCTTTAAGATTGAGCTACATTCACTTACCGTCTCATTTAAAGCGATGCTTTACTTATTGTTCCATATTTCCTAAAGGATTTGAAATAAAAAAGTGGAGCTTGATCTATTTATGGATGGCTGAAGGTATACTACCACAACAAAGAGCAGAGAAGAGAATGGAAGATGTAGGAGAAGAATGCTTTCAAGAGTTACTATCTAGGTCATTCTTTTACCCCTCAATTTACAATGTCTCACATTATATGATGCACGATCTTATCCACGACGTATCACAGTTTGTTGCAGGAGAACTCTATTACAACTTAGATGACAACAACCCAAGAATCATCACGAGCAGTGTTCGTCATTTATCCTATTTACAAGGCATATATGATGATCCTGAGAAGTTTGAGATCTTCTCTGAATTTAAGCAGCTCAGGACATTCCTACCATTCAAATACTCATACTTTGTTTACTCCTCTTCAATTACTAGCATGGTTTCGATTTTGTTACCAAAATTGAAATGCTTGCGTGTGCTCTCTTTGTCTCATTATCCAATTACAAAGTTGCCAGATTCAATTGGAAACTTGATGAATATGCGGTATTTGGATCTTGCTCACACTGGAATCGAGTGTTTGCCAGACTTTGTTAGCACTATGTATTACTTGGAGACATTGTTGCTGTCTGGTTGTCGTAATCTCACTATGTTACCAGAAAACATGTGCAACCTTGTCAACATGCGCCAACTTGATATTAGTGGAAGCAATGTGACATCGATGCCTGCAAATTTTGGTAAATTGAAGTCTCTTCAAGTGTTGACCAGTTTTGTAGTAGGTTACGAAAGGGGATCAAAAATCAGTGAGTTAGGAGAGCTTTCAGAACTCCGTGGAGCACTTTTGATTTCCGGACTGCAGAATGTTGTTAATCCAACAGAAGCTTCCCGTGCAAGGTTGAGGATGAAGAAACATCTTTATGAACTAGAATTCAAGTGGACAACTACAACTCACGACAAAGAGAGTGAAGCTTCTATACTCAATATGCTAGAGCCACATCAAAGTTTGAAAATACTCACAATTCAAAATTTTGGTGGTGATAAATTTCCGAATTGGTTGGAGAGCTCTTCATTCTCCTGTATGGTGATTCTACATCTTGCTAACTGTGAAAATTCAAAGTCATTGCCATCACTTGGACAATTGTCCTCCCTCACAGAACTCTATATATCAAAAATGAAGAGCATTCAGAAGATTGGTCTAGAATTCTACGGGAATGTAATCGAGCCATTTAGATCATTAAAAATTATGAAGTTAGAGGACATGCCTAACTTGGAAGAATGGTCAACCAACATATCTGAAGAAATTGGGAGATTCCCTTCACTCCTAGAGCTTTACATTGAGCGATGTCCTAAACTGACCGAAATATTACCTGGCCATCTTCCTTCCTTGGAGAAATTAATGATCACTGGATGTCAAGCTCTCACAAATCCAATGCCATGCGTTCCAAGACTGAGAGAATTAGTTCTGACAGGTTGCGATGCTTTGGTATCGTTATCTGAGAAAATGATGCTGGGAAATAAAAGTCTTCAAACCATGACTATAAGCAATTGCTCATCTCTTGTCACCATCCCTATGGATGGCCAACCAAGTACGTTGCGATCTCTTGAAATCAACGAGTGCAGAAATTTACAACTTTTTCACCATCAGAGTTTGACGCGAGAATCTCAATACTATTCTTCCCTTGAAAAACTACACTTGAAATGTTGTTGTGATTCTCTCATCTCATTTCCGTTTTTCCTCTTCCACAAGCTTGAAGATCTATGTCTACAAGATTGTAGAAACCTCCAATTTATTTCACATCCTCCAAACATTCTACCACATTTTCGGAAGTTAAAACTGAAGCAGTGCTCCAAGTTGGTTCAGTTTCCTGAAGGATGGTTGGATGCTCCCAAAATTGTGTCACTTTGTATCAGCAAATGCATTGATCTCTCATCTAAGACGACATGGAATCTTCAAGCAATGACATCTCTAACTTCTCTTCATATCAGTGGACTTCCTAATCTCACTTCCTTGGAGCACACGGGTGTTCAATACCTAACATCTCTAAGAACTTTGAAGATTAAAGCTTGTGCCAGCCTTGGATCTCTTCCTTTAGACACTCTAGTTAACTCCCTTTCCCATCTTACTATAAGATCATGTCCGTTGTTAAAAGTGCTATGTGAAAAGGACACAGGGGAGTACTGGAGCATGGTCTCTCTCATACCCTTCAGAATCATTGAAGACTAG
- the LOC131655149 gene encoding kunitz trypsin inhibitor 5-like: MKSIQLLCFLSLIVFLFNSQLLHGAEPEAVVDKQGNPLKPGEGYYVFPLWADNGGITLSPTRNRTCPLDVIRNPAALGSPVYFYAPGLDYIPTQTDLTIEIPILGSPCKEPKIWKLSKEGSGFWFVSTGGVAGNLVSKFKIERLEGEHAYEIYSFKFCPSVPGVLCAPVGTFEDSDGTKVMAVGDGIDEPYYVRFQKVSTFAQGLSSV, from the coding sequence ATGAAATCTATTCAACTCCTTTGCTTCCTTTCTCTCATAGTATTTTTGTTCAACTCACAACTACTCCACGGAGCTGAACCAGAAGCAGTAGTAGACAAACAAGGCAACCCTCTTAAACCAGGTGAAGGTTACTATGTCTTCCCACTTTGGGCTGACAATGGAGGCATCACATTGAGTCCAACAAGAAACCGAACATGTCCTCTCGACGTCATTCGCAACCCGGCCGCACTCGGCTCGCCGGTATACTTCTATGCACCAGGTCTGGATTACATTCCAACTCAAACTGATCTCACCATTGAGATTCCAATCTTGGGAAGCCCATGCAAAGAGCCAAAGATATGGAAGCTTTCAAAGGAGGGATCTGGATTCTGGTTTGTGAGCACAGGTGGCGTGGCTGGGAACCTTGTGAGTAAGTTCAAGATTGAGAGGCTTGAAGGTGAACATGCTTATGAGATTTATAGCTTCAAGTTCTGTCCTTCTGTTCCTGGTGTTCTTTGTGCACCTGTTGGAACTTTTGAAGATAGTGATGGAACTAAAGTTATGGCTGTTGGTGATGGTATTGATGAGCCTTATTATGTTAGGTTTCAGAAGGTTTCTACTTTTGCTCAAGGTTTGAGCAGTGTTTAG